A region from the Aegilops tauschii subsp. strangulata cultivar AL8/78 chromosome 5, Aet v6.0, whole genome shotgun sequence genome encodes:
- the LOC109745610 gene encoding 3-ketoacyl-CoA synthase 4 yields MAMDMAHKDHLLAAYHGLLAAAGLLLCVLAELLIFALRRGAALYVVPVSAMLLLGRYRRRAAGGAGIRVGLVDFSCLKPPRRLRLPVAGLLEHLELGGFFDRGSIEFMTKAIRSSGMGNETYLPPALHYLPPASTHAHAIREAHMLFFPALDDLFEKSSVPPSAVGALVVNCSGFCPAPSLAAIIANRYRMRADVKIFNLSGMGCSAGSISVDVAAGLLRAHAMSYAVVVSAEILTVGWYRGKDRGKLLLNCNFRTGCSAALLTNSAAAPVKYRLVNVTRTNTTANDLSYRAGYREEDEEGITGFTLGQGVGRMVSELLRAHLLTLSLSILPWREKARYTAALLLSMRRRGQDKLAGSSSGASGASAPMPDFRAAADHFCLPSSGKPMILRLGKGLGLGEREMEAALMTFHRFGNQSAASLWYQLAYLEAKGRVRKGDTVWHLGIGSGLKANSLVWERVAVADDVAAGGLDALGPWMECIHQYPVWE; encoded by the coding sequence ATGGCCATGGACATGGCTCACAAGGACCACCTCCTGGCGGCCTACcacggcctcctcgccgccgcgggCCTCCTCCTCTGCGTGCTCGCCGAGCTCCTCATCTTCGCGCTGAGGCGGGGCGCGGCGCTCTACGTCGTCCCGGTCTCCGCGATGCTGCTGCTCGGCCGCTaccgccgccgcgccgcgggGGGCGCGGGCATCCGCGTCGGGCTCGTCGACTTCTCCTGCCTCAAGCCGCCCCGCCGGCTGCGGCTCCCCGTGGCCGGCCTGCTGGAGCACCTGGAGCTCGGCGGCTTCTTCGACCGCGGCAGCATCGAGTTCATGACCAAGGCCATCCGGTCCAGCGGCATGGGCAACGAGACCTACCTCCCGCCCGCGCTGCACTACCTCCCGCCGGCGTCCACGCACGCGCACGCCATCCGGGAGGCGCACATGCTCTTTTTCCCCGCCCTCGACGACCTCTTTGAAAAGTCTAGCGTGCCGCCGTCTGCCGTCGGAGCGCTCGTCGTCAACTGCAGCGGCTTCTGCCCGGCGCCCTCGCTCGCCGCCATCATCGCCAACCGCTACCGGATGCGCGCCGACGTCAAGATCTTCAACCTCTCGGGCATGGGCTGCAGCGCCGGCTCCATCAGCGTCGACGTCGCGGCCGGCCTCCTGCGGGCGCACGCCATGTCGTACGCTGTCGTTGTCAGCGCCGAGATCCTCACGGTCGGGTGGTACCGCGGCAAGGACCGCGGCAAGCTCCTCCTCAACTGCAACTTCCGCACCGGCTGCTCCGCCGCGCTCCTGACCAACAGCGCCGCGGCACCGGTGAAGTACCGGCTCGTCAACGTAACGCGCACAAACACGACGGCCAACGACCTGAGCTACCGCGCGGGGTAccgggaggaggacgaggagggcaTCACCGGCTTCACGCTCGGCCAGGGCGTCGGCCGCATGGTCAGCGAGCTGCTCCGCGCGCACCTCCTCACGCTCAGCCTCTCCATCCTGCCGTGGCGCGAGAAGGCACGCTACACGGCCGCGCTGCTCCTGTCGATGCGCCGACGAGGGCAGGACAAGCTCGCCGGCAGCAGCTCCGGCGCCTCCGGCGCCTCCGCGCCAATGCCGGACTTCCGCGCGGCGGCGGACCACTTCTGCCTGCCTTCCTCGGGGAAGCCGATGATACTGCGGCTGGGGAAGGGGCTGGGGCTGGGGGAGAGGGAGATGGAGGCGGCGCTGATGACGTTCCACCGGTTCGGGAACCAGTCGGCGGCGTCGCTGTGGTACCAGCTGGCGTACCTGGAGGCCAAGGGGCGGGTCCGGAAGGGCGACACGGTGTGGCACCTCGGCATCGGGAGCGGGCTCAAGGCCAACAGCCTCGTGTGGGAGcgcgtcgccgtcgccgacgacgTCGCCGCCGGCGGGCTCGACGCGCTGGGGCCGTGGATGGAGTGCATCCACCAGTACCCCGTGTGGGAATAA